One genomic segment of Caldimonas brevitalea includes these proteins:
- the cyoA gene encoding ubiquinol oxidase subunit II, which translates to MSSSPSHLQTAVRLGLPGLLTLLLAGCDTVVMKPSGDIAAQQAQLIVTSTLLMLLIIVPVIALTLFFAFRYRQSNTEATYSPDWDHSTRLELVIWGAPLLIIIALGALTWISTHKLDPYRPLERLDANRPIPEGVQPLEVQVVALDWKWLFLYPEQGIATVNEMAAPVDRPIRFRITASTVMNSFYIPALAGQVYAMPGMETKLHAVINKAGVYDGFSANFSGDGFSHMRFKFHGLSDADFERWVAGHKTEGQQVLGRADYLKLEQPSEREPVRRYASVEQGLWDAIVNRCVDSSKMCMHQMMAIDAAGGLGKGSIDGVARKAWRTSERPYVTALCTPDNPRGLTAALGSDTSALQP; encoded by the coding sequence ATGTCTTCCTCACCCTCGCACCTCCAAACCGCTGTTCGCCTCGGCCTGCCGGGCCTGCTGACCCTGTTGCTGGCCGGCTGCGACACCGTCGTGATGAAGCCGTCCGGCGACATCGCCGCGCAGCAGGCCCAGCTCATCGTCACGTCGACGCTGCTGATGCTGCTGATCATCGTGCCGGTGATCGCGCTGACGCTGTTCTTCGCCTTCCGCTACCGCCAGTCCAACACCGAGGCCACCTACAGCCCCGACTGGGACCATTCGACCCGCTTGGAGCTGGTGATCTGGGGCGCGCCGCTGTTGATCATCATCGCGCTCGGCGCGCTGACCTGGATCAGCACCCACAAGCTCGATCCGTATCGCCCGCTGGAGCGCCTCGACGCCAACCGCCCGATCCCGGAAGGTGTGCAGCCGCTGGAAGTCCAGGTGGTCGCGCTCGACTGGAAGTGGTTGTTCCTCTACCCCGAGCAAGGCATCGCGACCGTCAACGAGATGGCCGCACCGGTGGACCGGCCGATCCGCTTCCGGATCACCGCGTCGACCGTGATGAACTCCTTCTACATCCCGGCGCTGGCTGGCCAGGTCTACGCCATGCCGGGCATGGAAACCAAGCTGCATGCGGTGATCAACAAGGCCGGTGTCTACGACGGCTTCTCCGCCAACTTCAGCGGCGACGGCTTCTCGCACATGCGCTTCAAGTTCCACGGCCTGTCCGACGCCGACTTCGAGCGCTGGGTGGCCGGCCACAAGACCGAGGGCCAGCAGGTCCTGGGCCGGGCCGACTACCTGAAGCTGGAGCAACCCAGCGAACGCGAGCCGGTGCGCCGCTACGCCAGCGTGGAGCAGGGCCTGTGGGACGCCATCGTCAACCGTTGTGTCGACAGCAGCAAGATGTGCATGCACCAGATGATGGCCATCGACGCCGCCGGCGGCCTGGGCAAAGGCAGCATCGACGGCGTGGCCCGCAAGGCCTGGCGCACGTCGGAGCGCCCCTACGTGACGGCGCTCTGCACGCCCGACAACCCGCGCGGCCTGACCGCCGCCCTCGGCAGCGACACCAGCGCCCTGCAACCCTGA